Proteins from a genomic interval of Lolium perenne isolate Kyuss_39 chromosome 1, Kyuss_2.0, whole genome shotgun sequence:
- the LOC127344815 gene encoding LOW QUALITY PROTEIN: protein FAR1-RELATED SEQUENCE 5 (The sequence of the model RefSeq protein was modified relative to this genomic sequence to represent the inferred CDS: inserted 1 base in 1 codon): protein MAQSDKGMPQIGMIFKSREEAWLFWAAYGGRVGFEVRKRYSNQSKIDGVITSCKYVCAKEGKRQNIQRESIQKCFRPETRTNCDARMCIQLDRLSGNFEVTDVVLEHNHLLYLPQTCHLMVSQRRISEFQAFEIEAADDSGIMPKAAYXRDHRNLLQSKKQRELAFGQAGSMLKYFHDKIAENPSFQYALQLDYEEHIANIFWADAKMMLDYAHFGDIVTFDTTFGTNKEYRPFGIFLGLNQFRETTIFGAALMFDETYASFEWLFRTFLAAHNGRQPRTIFTDQDTAMGNSVDAVFTQAYHGLCTFHIMQNAVKHLSSIKGEEKDEGEEKVGDEKEEDKESHILTDFGACMYGFEDKAAFEEAFDNMRSKVHKQTWLNSIYKVKEKWAECFMRDVFTLGVRSTQLSESFNNSLKNHLKSDFHIVRFLKHFERTVEDKRNKELQSEFEARKYIPMMKMRTPMLVQASEVFTPIIFEAFQSEYERSIAACAKVLDVDKYVVAIARLHGDLTYEDERIVLGDHLNKTVTCSCRMFERTGILCGHGLKVLDLMNIKTLPTHYVIKRWTREARKGNILDKHGRNVVENPKLEAMLRYKELSHKFHTMAHKVANSAECCMLLENALDTVGPKLEEKLNASASSMEEASNDQENADPNVQQIDDLLRAAQLKKKEVQPKSLRRKKSWLDKMRKGKRKAPKPAISTKKAAKQQKKNDDIQPQVEVEAGGHKEEANLEEENYNLNFSFTKLLTASTCDDDSFYGENMF, encoded by the exons ATGGCACAATCTGATAAGGGGATGCCCCAAATTGGCATGATATTCAAAAGTAGAGAGGAGGCTTGGCTTTTTTGGGCAGCATATGGAGGACGTGTAGGCTTTGAAGTGAGGAAGAGGTACAGCAATCAGAGCAAAATTGATGGTGTGATAACCTCATGCAAATATGTTTGTGCCAAAGAAGGTAAAAGGCAGAACATACAAAGAGAATCCATTCAGAAGTGCTTCAGACCTGAAACAAGAACTAATTGTGATGCTCGGATGTGCATTCAATTGGATCGCTTGTCTGGAAATTTTGAAGTCACCGATGTCGTTCTTGAACACAATCACCTCCTTTACTTGCCACAAACCTGCCACCTTATGGTGTCTCAAAGGAGGATTTCAGAATTTCAAGCCTTTGAAATTGAAGCTGCAGATGATTCTGGAATTATGCCTAAAGCTGCAT CCCGTGACCATAGAAATCTTTTGCAAAGCAAGAAGCAGCGAGAGTTGGCCTTTGGTCAGGCGGGCAGCATGTTAAAGTATTTTCATGATAAAATTGCTGAAAACCCATCATTTCAATATGCTTTGCAGCTGGATTATGAGGagcatatagcaaatattttctgGGCTGATGCTAAAATGATGCTAGACTATGCACACTTTGGTGACATTGTCACATTTGACACCACTTTTGGCACAAACAAGGAATATAGACCATTTGGTATTTTCCTTGGACTCAATCAGTTCAGGGAGACTACAATTTTTGGTGCTGCACTAATGTTTGATGAAACATATGCCTCATTTGAGTGGCTCTTCCGCACTTTTCTGGCTGCACATAATGGAAGGCAACCTAGAACAATTTTCACTGATCAAGATACAGCTATGGGAAATTCTGTAGATGCCGTTTTCACACAAGCATACCATGGCCTTTGTACCTTTCACATAATGCAAAATGCTGTCAAACATCTATCTTCGATCAAGGGTGAAGAGAAAGATGAGGGAGAAGAGAAAGTTGGTGATGAGAAAGAGGAAGACAAAGAATCACATATTCTCACTGACTTTGGTGCTTGTATGTATGGCTTTGAGGACAAGGCAGCATTTGAGGAAGCATTTGATAATATGAGGAGTAAAGTGCATAAGCAAACTTGGTTAAATAGTATATACAAGGTCAAGGAAAAATGGGCTGAATGTTTCATGAGAGATGTCTTCACTTTGGGAGTGAGAAGTACACAACTAAGCGAGAGCTTCAACAATTCATTAAAGAACCATTTGAAATCTGATTTCCATATTGTTAGATTTCTGAAGCATTTTGAAAGGACAGTGGAAGATAAAAGAAACAAGGAGCTGCAATCTGAATTTGAAGCAAGGAAATATATACCAATGATGAAGATGAGAACCCCTATGTTGGTACAAGCAAGTGAAGTATTCACTCCAATTATTTTTGAAGCTTTCCAAAGTGAGTATGAAAGATCCATAGCTGCATGTGCTAAAGTATTGGATGTAGACAAATATGTTGTTGCTATTGCTCGTTTACACGGTGATTTAACTTATGAGGATGAGCGCATAGTTCTGGGTGATCATCTAAACAAAACAGTAACATGTTCTTGTCGAATGTTTGAAAGGACGGGAATATTGTGTGGACATGGACTGAAAGTTCTGGACTTGATGAACATAAAAACATTGCCAACACATTATGTCATTAAGAGATGGACTAGAGAAGCACGTAAAGGAAATATATTGGACAAGCATGGAAGGAATGTGGTAGAAAATCCaaaacttgaagctatgcttcggTACAAGGAACTATCTCATAAATTTCATACAATGGCACATAAAGTGGCCAACTCTGCGGAATGTTGTATGTTATTAGAAAATGCGCTTGACACTGTTGGTCCAAAGTTGGAAGAAAAACTCAATGCATCTGCTAGTTCTATGGAAGAAGCAAGTAATGACCAAGAAAATGCTGACCCAAATGTGCAACAAATAGATGACTTGCTTAGAGCTGCGCAACTGAAGAAAAAAGAAGTTCAACCCAAAAGTTTGAGGAGAAAGAAATCTTGGCTTGATAAGATGCGCAAGGGAAAACGCAAGGCACCTAAACCTGCCATCTCAACCAAAAAAGCAGCAAAG CAACAAAAGAAAAACGATGATATACAACCTCAAGTTGAGGTGGAGGCTGGTGGCCACAAGGAAGAAGCCAATCTGGAGGAGGAAAACTACAATCTCAACTTCAGTTTTACCAAACTCCTCACAGCTTCTACTTGTGATGATGATAGTTTTTATGGTGAAAATATGTTCTAA